The following are encoded in a window of Kitasatospora sp. NBC_01250 genomic DNA:
- a CDS encoding phosphatase PAP2 family protein, giving the protein MDNEPRPAVGVPTREDNSAPPSAPPQDRSTGRPAHTPRGARSGDHPSRPGALPPAPGRLLAVPIRPRRAVDAALARARESLATPLLLGLLLALVSWQVAAAGPLLGLDRWVRRSVAQLRDTLHSGALDWCAHLLSDLGSTVPAIPVLLGAGGLAAWRSRRAGVRRWWLPLLVAPLAALLIPLLVVPAKDYFARPGPLEQPLSPGSWGWYPSGHTTTAGVSYGVGALLVGRTLSAAARRMLHTATVLLGFGVGIGLIWCVYHWFLDVLAGWCLSLLVLWCLTRWLPRAPAPRPPADPGGAGSARN; this is encoded by the coding sequence ATGGACAACGAGCCTCGTCCAGCAGTCGGCGTGCCGACCCGCGAGGACAACTCGGCGCCCCCGTCGGCGCCGCCACAGGACCGATCGACCGGCCGTCCGGCCCACACCCCCCGGGGCGCACGGAGCGGCGATCACCCCAGCCGCCCCGGGGCTCTCCCCCCCGCTCCGGGGCGGCTCCTGGCTGTCCCGATCCGCCCACGGCGCGCCGTCGACGCGGCCCTGGCCAGGGCGCGCGAGAGCCTGGCGACCCCACTGCTGCTCGGCCTGCTGCTGGCCCTGGTCTCCTGGCAGGTCGCGGCCGCGGGGCCGCTGCTCGGCCTGGACCGCTGGGTGCGGCGATCGGTGGCGCAGCTGCGCGACACGCTGCACAGCGGCGCCCTGGACTGGTGCGCCCACCTGCTGTCCGACCTCGGCAGCACGGTGCCGGCCATTCCCGTGCTGCTCGGCGCCGGCGGGCTGGCCGCCTGGCGGTCCCGGCGCGCCGGGGTGCGGCGCTGGTGGCTGCCGCTGCTGGTCGCGCCGCTCGCCGCACTGCTGATCCCGCTGCTGGTGGTGCCGGCCAAGGACTACTTCGCCCGTCCGGGGCCGCTCGAGCAGCCGCTGAGCCCGGGGTCGTGGGGCTGGTACCCGTCGGGTCACACCACCACGGCCGGCGTGAGCTACGGGGTCGGCGCCCTGCTGGTCGGCCGCACGCTGTCGGCGGCGGCCCGGCGGATGCTCCACACGGCCACCGTGCTGCTCGGGTTCGGCGTGGGGATCGGGCTGATCTGGTGCGTCTACCACTGGTTCCTGGACGTGCTGGCCGGGTGGTGCCTGTCCCTGCTGGTCCTCTGGTGCCTGACCAGGTGGCTGCCGCGGGCCCCGGCCCCACGGCCGCCCGCCGATCCGGGCGGAGCCGGCTCGGCGAGAAACTGA
- the gabT gene encoding 4-aminobutyrate--2-oxoglutarate transaminase → MSAAPLLPQERRLVTAIPGPKSQELQARKLGAVAAGVGTTLPVYVARAGGGVLQDVDGNSLIDFGSGIAVVNVGNSAEAVVDKAGEQLAAFTHTCFMVTPYEGYVAVAEQLNALTPGDHDKRTALFNSGAEAVENAVKIARAYTKRTAVVVFDHGYHGRTNLTMGMTAKNVPYKQGFGPFAPEVYRVPVAYPYRWLTGTENCAAEAAAQAIDMINKQIGADNVAAIVIEPIQGEGGFIEPAKGFLPAIVEYAKANGIVFVADEIQTGFCRTGQWFACEDEGIVPDLITTAKGIAGGLPLAAVTGRAEIMDAAPTGGLGGTYGGNPVACAAALGAIETMKTLDLNAKAQRIGEVMLGRLRTMQEKFEVIGDVRGRGAMIAIELVQPGSKEPNPQAAAALAKACHAEGLVVLTAGTYGNVLRFLPPLVMPEHLLVEGLDIIENAFGTI, encoded by the coding sequence ATGAGCGCCGCACCGCTGCTCCCGCAGGAGCGCCGACTGGTCACCGCGATCCCCGGCCCGAAGTCGCAGGAGCTGCAGGCCCGCAAGCTGGGCGCGGTGGCGGCCGGAGTGGGCACCACCCTGCCCGTCTACGTCGCGCGCGCCGGTGGCGGCGTGCTGCAGGACGTCGACGGCAACAGCCTGATCGACTTCGGCTCCGGCATCGCCGTGGTCAACGTCGGCAACAGCGCCGAGGCCGTGGTGGACAAGGCCGGCGAGCAGCTGGCCGCCTTCACCCACACCTGTTTCATGGTGACCCCGTACGAGGGCTACGTGGCGGTCGCCGAGCAGCTGAACGCGCTCACCCCGGGCGACCACGACAAGCGCACCGCGCTGTTCAACTCGGGTGCCGAGGCGGTGGAGAACGCGGTGAAGATCGCCCGCGCGTACACCAAGCGCACCGCCGTGGTGGTCTTCGACCACGGCTACCACGGCCGGACCAACCTGACCATGGGCATGACGGCGAAGAACGTGCCGTACAAGCAGGGCTTCGGGCCGTTCGCGCCGGAGGTCTACCGAGTGCCGGTCGCCTACCCCTACCGCTGGCTGACCGGTACGGAGAACTGCGCCGCCGAGGCGGCCGCCCAGGCGATCGACATGATCAACAAGCAGATCGGCGCCGACAACGTCGCGGCGATCGTGATCGAGCCGATCCAGGGCGAGGGCGGCTTCATCGAGCCGGCCAAGGGCTTCCTGCCGGCCATCGTGGAGTACGCGAAGGCCAACGGGATCGTCTTCGTCGCGGACGAGATCCAGACCGGCTTCTGCCGCACCGGCCAGTGGTTCGCCTGTGAGGACGAGGGCATCGTCCCGGACCTGATCACCACCGCCAAGGGCATCGCCGGCGGCCTGCCGCTGGCCGCGGTGACCGGCCGCGCCGAGATCATGGACGCCGCGCCGACCGGCGGCCTGGGCGGCACCTACGGCGGCAACCCGGTGGCCTGCGCCGCCGCGCTGGGCGCGATCGAGACCATGAAGACGCTGGACCTGAACGCCAAGGCGCAGCGGATCGGCGAGGTCATGCTCGGGCGCCTGCGGACGATGCAGGAGAAGTTCGAGGTCATCGGGGACGTCCGCGGCCGCGGCGCGATGATCGCGATCGAGCTGGTGCAGCCGGGCTCCAAGGAGCCCAACCCGCAGGCCGCCGCCGCCCTGGCGAAGGCCTGCCACGCCGAGGGCCTGGTGGTGCTGACCGCCGGCACCTACGGCAACGTGCTGCGCTTCCTGCCGCCGCTGGTGATGCCCGAGCACCTGCTCGTCGAGGGCCTGGACATCATCGAGAACGCCTTCGGCACCATCTGA
- a CDS encoding ATP-binding protein, giving the protein MGLDGAYGRRVDLVPEGSPTHGPSLLPSQPTHRPARSSLTTWIAEQRPPAKPGIYRFGYLPSAVTKDEDSPPQPVGPLLLRAAANLVTCLLAYRYGTPAVMYTIGYLGWFHPLSPDQFSVVETLINLLLVILFIVLFGRMGRWPEVYRRFLSPQGFRRNLLPVLSKAVTDDGTPHGAPAQEEPDIDPWGQLRVGGLGEALGAVEEDTRAGRVSDVDYVRIHRVWREVVGQPGLVGAFGEQVAVRGAGACAHPSEARDLPVRVAEHDLLVGQVRLGVAQEVPKNPATHRGAGFALDQEVLATSLLAVGPAGTGKTSRLARPVAEALCLQALARTACVVVVGAAEAELGPDAGYDVVIAPGDPGSAYGLDLYGAAREPDVAAARLADALLPDELSAREQSARMALQQVIGPFHAGYGRYPGVRELRALLGGDEEGWSGLVERLRAKELWALHEPDVQHRRSRHGKVDDPGALLADRLALLDRPAFAGCFETAGSGARPAFAMRALEHPLRVRVKLPERGHPEAARILSRLVVGQFLQAAVAREDRSLFAGLVVDDASAALDAGAVQGLRRLPGANAGAVLLLRSLVDLPEALRVPLFGAVGCRMAFPGIAPWDGKLFSEAWGTVLVRERAVTLAPDTSGGMLRKAGRLARKALSGTTAQTESVTTREVERERWSPSDLAHALPTGHAVVSLTTVGGEQVPPLLVDLRA; this is encoded by the coding sequence ATGGGACTGGACGGCGCATACGGGCGGCGGGTGGACCTGGTGCCGGAGGGAAGCCCGACCCACGGACCGAGCCTGCTGCCGAGCCAGCCGACCCATCGCCCGGCGCGCAGCAGCCTCACCACCTGGATCGCCGAGCAGCGCCCGCCGGCCAAGCCGGGCATCTACCGCTTCGGATATCTGCCGTCTGCCGTGACCAAGGACGAGGACAGCCCGCCACAGCCCGTTGGGCCCCTTCTCCTTCGGGCCGCAGCCAACCTGGTGACCTGCCTCCTCGCCTATCGCTACGGCACGCCCGCCGTGATGTACACCATCGGCTATCTCGGCTGGTTCCACCCGCTCTCGCCCGACCAGTTCAGCGTGGTCGAGACGTTGATAAACCTGCTTCTGGTGATCCTCTTCATCGTCCTTTTCGGCCGCATGGGCCGCTGGCCCGAGGTGTACCGGCGCTTTCTGTCGCCCCAAGGTTTTCGGCGCAACCTTCTCCCGGTGCTGTCCAAGGCTGTGACCGACGACGGGACGCCCCACGGGGCCCCGGCGCAGGAGGAACCGGACATCGACCCCTGGGGGCAGTTGCGGGTGGGGGGGCTCGGGGAGGCGTTGGGGGCGGTGGAGGAGGACACCAGGGCCGGGCGGGTCAGTGATGTCGACTATGTGCGGATCCATCGGGTGTGGCGGGAGGTTGTGGGGCAGCCGGGGTTGGTGGGGGCGTTCGGGGAGCAGGTGGCGGTGCGGGGGGCGGGGGCCTGTGCGCATCCGTCGGAGGCGCGGGACCTGCCGGTGCGGGTGGCCGAGCACGATCTGTTGGTGGGGCAGGTGCGGTTGGGGGTGGCGCAGGAGGTGCCGAAGAACCCGGCGACGCACCGGGGGGCGGGGTTCGCGCTGGACCAGGAGGTGCTGGCGACCTCGCTGCTGGCGGTGGGGCCGGCGGGGACGGGGAAGACGAGCCGGCTGGCCAGGCCGGTGGCGGAGGCGCTGTGTCTGCAGGCGCTGGCCCGCACGGCCTGCGTGGTGGTGGTCGGTGCGGCCGAGGCCGAGCTGGGGCCGGACGCGGGGTACGACGTGGTGATCGCGCCGGGCGATCCGGGGTCGGCGTACGGGCTGGACCTGTACGGGGCGGCGCGGGAACCGGACGTGGCGGCGGCCCGGCTGGCGGATGCGCTGCTGCCGGACGAGCTCTCGGCGCGGGAGCAGAGCGCGCGGATGGCGCTGCAGCAGGTGATCGGGCCGTTCCACGCGGGGTACGGGCGCTACCCGGGGGTGCGTGAGCTGCGGGCGCTGCTCGGTGGGGACGAGGAGGGCTGGTCGGGCCTGGTCGAGCGGCTGCGGGCCAAGGAGCTGTGGGCGCTGCACGAGCCGGACGTGCAGCACCGGCGCAGCCGGCACGGCAAGGTGGACGATCCGGGGGCGCTGCTGGCCGACCGGCTGGCGCTGCTGGACCGGCCGGCCTTCGCCGGCTGCTTCGAGACCGCGGGGTCGGGGGCCCGGCCGGCCTTCGCGATGCGGGCGCTGGAGCACCCGCTGCGGGTGCGGGTGAAGCTGCCCGAGCGCGGGCACCCGGAGGCGGCCCGGATCCTGTCGCGGCTGGTGGTGGGGCAGTTCCTGCAGGCCGCGGTGGCCCGCGAGGACCGCTCGCTCTTCGCGGGTCTGGTGGTGGACGACGCCTCGGCGGCACTGGACGCGGGCGCGGTGCAGGGGCTGCGCCGGCTGCCGGGGGCCAACGCGGGTGCGGTGCTGCTGCTGCGCAGTCTGGTCGACCTGCCGGAGGCGCTGCGGGTGCCGTTGTTCGGGGCGGTGGGGTGCCGGATGGCCTTCCCGGGGATCGCGCCGTGGGACGGGAAGCTGTTCTCCGAGGCCTGGGGCACGGTACTGGTGCGCGAGCGGGCGGTGACGCTGGCCCCGGACACCTCGGGCGGGATGCTGCGCAAGGCCGGGCGGCTGGCCCGCAAGGCGCTGTCGGGGACCACCGCGCAGACCGAGAGCGTGACCACTCGGGAGGTGGAGCGCGAGCGCTGGTCGCCCTCGGACCTGGCACACGCGCTGCCGACCGGGCACGCGGTGGTCTCGCTGACCACGGTGGGCGGGGAGCAGGTGCCGCCGCTCCTGGTGGATCTGCGGGCCTGA
- a CDS encoding PucR family transcriptional regulator has product MPPTLASVVRNSSLHLTVLAGADHLERPVRWVHTSELDDPTPFLEGGELLLTTGIKLGTSTKSLQSYVHRLADAGVVGLGLGVGLSHTEVPQPLVEAAAQRGLPLLRVPEPTPFIAISKAVSAALAAEQYEAVTTSFEAQEELTRAALGQNGTAAVVRRLAARLGGWAALYDSSGALSVVAPDWAARRAARLASEVDRLRRRPAPASAALQGRAPGFDTADEDFVVVQSLGADRRARGFLAVGTEDRITPTERYVLNAAVALLTLTLERSRELRHAEERMGAALLRLVLAGQVGTARQVAAGLFGGLPEGTIRVLVAGAAPGAERAEGETPVHDLTELAERAEQAGGRAGEKLLVAREPAGREGKDGKEGVAHGERLVLLAMDGGAVHRACLGAVEEHEGLALGVSAPAAIDEAGGAYAQAERALAVALRGGRRSVGHEEVGAGSLLPLLGEDAVAAFAEGLLRPLREHDRTARGDLVASLRAWLSRHGQWDAAAADLGVHRHTLRYRMRRVEELLGRSLDDTDVRMELWLALRSGED; this is encoded by the coding sequence ATGCCCCCCACACTCGCCTCCGTCGTGCGCAACTCCTCGCTCCATCTCACGGTCCTCGCCGGCGCGGACCACCTGGAGCGGCCGGTCCGCTGGGTGCACACCAGTGAGCTGGACGACCCCACGCCGTTCCTCGAAGGTGGCGAGCTGCTGCTCACCACCGGGATCAAGCTGGGGACCAGCACCAAGAGCCTGCAGTCCTACGTCCACCGGTTGGCCGACGCGGGGGTGGTGGGTCTGGGCCTGGGGGTGGGCCTGTCGCACACCGAGGTGCCGCAGCCGCTGGTGGAGGCGGCCGCCCAGCGGGGGCTGCCGCTGCTGCGGGTGCCGGAGCCGACCCCGTTCATCGCGATCAGCAAGGCGGTCTCGGCGGCGCTGGCGGCCGAGCAGTACGAGGCGGTGACCACCAGCTTCGAGGCCCAGGAGGAGCTGACCCGGGCAGCGCTGGGCCAGAACGGCACGGCCGCGGTGGTGCGCAGACTCGCGGCCCGGCTCGGCGGCTGGGCCGCGCTCTACGACAGCTCGGGCGCGCTCTCGGTGGTGGCCCCGGACTGGGCGGCCCGCCGGGCGGCCCGGCTGGCCTCCGAGGTGGACCGGCTGCGCCGCCGCCCGGCCCCGGCGAGCGCCGCGCTGCAGGGCCGCGCACCCGGCTTCGACACCGCCGACGAGGACTTCGTGGTGGTCCAGTCGCTGGGTGCCGACCGGCGGGCCCGCGGCTTCCTCGCGGTGGGCACCGAGGACCGGATCACCCCCACCGAGCGCTATGTGCTGAACGCCGCGGTCGCCCTGCTGACGCTGACCCTGGAGCGCTCGCGCGAGCTGCGGCACGCCGAGGAGCGGATGGGCGCCGCGCTGCTGCGCCTGGTGCTGGCCGGGCAGGTGGGCACCGCCCGGCAGGTCGCCGCGGGCCTGTTCGGCGGTCTGCCGGAGGGCACCATACGGGTGCTGGTGGCCGGCGCCGCCCCCGGCGCCGAGCGGGCCGAGGGCGAGACCCCGGTGCACGACCTGACCGAGCTGGCCGAGCGTGCCGAGCAGGCCGGCGGCCGGGCCGGCGAGAAGCTGCTGGTGGCCCGCGAGCCCGCCGGCCGGGAGGGCAAGGACGGCAAGGAGGGCGTCGCGCACGGCGAGCGGCTGGTGCTGCTCGCGATGGACGGCGGCGCGGTGCACCGGGCCTGCCTGGGCGCGGTGGAGGAGCACGAGGGCCTGGCGCTGGGCGTCTCGGCCCCGGCCGCGATCGATGAGGCCGGCGGCGCCTACGCGCAGGCCGAGCGGGCGCTGGCGGTGGCACTGCGCGGCGGTCGCCGCTCGGTGGGCCACGAGGAGGTCGGCGCGGGCTCGCTGCTGCCGCTGCTCGGCGAGGACGCGGTGGCCGCCTTCGCCGAGGGCCTGCTGCGCCCGCTGCGCGAGCACGACCGCACCGCCCGCGGTGACCTGGTGGCCTCGCTGCGCGCCTGGCTCTCCCGGCACGGCCAGTGGGACGCCGCCGCCGCCGACCTCGGCGTGCACCGGCACACCCTGCGCTACCGGATGCGCCGGGTGGAGGAGCTGCTCGGCCGCTCGCTGGACGACACCGACGTGCGGATGGAGCTCTGGCTGGCGCTGCGCTCCGGCGAGGACTGA
- a CDS encoding aldehyde dehydrogenase family protein: protein MTTTHAFWLAGRQETGETEFEVRHPFDDSLVGTVGIPTDAQVEQAVEAAVAALPVFAATPAHVRATALDHVARRLTERTEEIARLITAENGKPIKWARGEVGRAASVFRWAAEEARRTNGETMRLDTDPGGVGRYAVVRRFPRGVVLGIAPFNFPLNLVAHKVAPAIAVGAPIILKPAPATPLSALLLGELLAETELPAGSWSVLPVENAKMPALVQDPRLPVISFTGSDKVGYQIMDSVPRKHVTLELGGNAAAVVLADWSSEADLEWAATRIATFANYQGGQSCISVQRVIADATVYDALVDKVVAKVEAQVTGDPAADATDVGPLVDVNAAKRVEEWVADAVAKGAKVLTGGTREGAAYAPTVLAELPADAILATAEVFGPVLSLHRVDSTEEAFAAVNDSAFGLQAGVFTHDVQTAFRAHRELQVGGVVIGDAPSYRADQMPYGGVKDSGVGREGVKYAMDDFTFEKVLVLTGLDL, encoded by the coding sequence GTGACCACGACCCACGCATTCTGGCTGGCCGGCCGCCAGGAGACCGGCGAGACCGAGTTCGAGGTCCGCCACCCGTTCGACGACAGCCTGGTCGGCACGGTCGGCATCCCCACCGACGCGCAGGTGGAGCAGGCCGTCGAGGCCGCCGTCGCCGCGCTGCCGGTCTTCGCGGCCACCCCGGCGCACGTGCGGGCCACCGCGCTCGACCACGTGGCCCGTCGGCTGACCGAGCGCACCGAGGAGATCGCCCGGCTGATCACCGCCGAGAACGGCAAGCCGATCAAGTGGGCGCGCGGCGAGGTCGGCCGGGCCGCCTCGGTCTTCCGCTGGGCCGCCGAGGAGGCGCGCCGCACCAACGGCGAGACCATGCGGCTGGACACCGACCCGGGCGGAGTGGGCCGCTACGCGGTGGTGCGCCGCTTCCCGCGCGGTGTGGTGCTCGGCATCGCCCCGTTCAACTTCCCGCTCAACCTGGTGGCCCACAAGGTCGCCCCGGCGATCGCGGTCGGCGCCCCGATCATCCTCAAGCCGGCCCCGGCCACCCCGCTCTCCGCCCTGCTGCTGGGCGAGCTGCTGGCCGAGACCGAGCTGCCGGCCGGCTCCTGGAGCGTGCTGCCGGTGGAGAACGCCAAGATGCCCGCGCTGGTCCAGGACCCCCGCCTGCCGGTGATCTCCTTCACCGGTTCGGACAAGGTCGGCTACCAGATCATGGACTCGGTGCCGCGCAAGCACGTCACCCTGGAGCTCGGCGGCAACGCCGCCGCCGTGGTGCTCGCCGACTGGTCCTCGGAGGCCGACCTGGAGTGGGCCGCCACCCGGATCGCGACCTTCGCCAACTACCAGGGCGGCCAGTCCTGCATCTCGGTGCAGCGGGTGATCGCGGACGCGACGGTGTACGACGCGCTGGTCGACAAGGTGGTCGCCAAGGTCGAGGCGCAGGTGACCGGCGACCCGGCCGCGGACGCCACCGACGTGGGCCCGCTGGTGGACGTGAACGCGGCCAAGCGGGTCGAGGAGTGGGTGGCCGACGCCGTCGCCAAGGGGGCCAAGGTGCTCACCGGCGGCACCCGCGAGGGCGCGGCGTACGCCCCGACCGTGCTGGCCGAGCTGCCCGCCGACGCGATCCTGGCCACCGCCGAGGTCTTCGGCCCGGTCCTGTCGCTGCACCGGGTGGACTCCACCGAGGAGGCCTTCGCGGCCGTCAACGACTCGGCCTTCGGCCTGCAGGCGGGCGTCTTCACGCACGACGTGCAGACCGCCTTCCGGGCCCACCGCGAGCTGCAGGTGGGCGGCGTGGTCATCGGCGACGCCCCCTCCTACCGCGCCGACCAGATGCCGTACGGCGGCGTGAAGGACTCGGGCGTGGGCCGCGAGGGTGTCAAGTACGCGATGGACGACTTCACCTTCGAGAAGGTCCTGGTGCTCACCGGCCTGGACCTCTGA
- the dxr gene encoding 1-deoxy-D-xylulose-5-phosphate reductoisomerase yields the protein MNSLAHPQLRFTPVVDDPSGPRELVLLGSTGSIGTQAIDIVLRNPDRFKVVALSAAGGQVELLAEQALRLGVHTVAVARPEAEPALRAALAERAAGRPLPTVLAGPDAATELAQLPCHSVLNGITGSIGLAPTLAALRAGRVLVLANKESLIVGGPLVKAVAAPGQIVPVDSEHAALFQALSAGTPREVRRLVVTASGGPFRGRTREQLAGVTPKDALAHPTWAMGPVVTINSATLVNKGLEVIEAHLLYDIPFERIDVVVHPQSVVHSMVEFTDGSTLAQASPPDMRMPIALGLGWPERIPDAAPGCDWTKAATWEFFPLDDEAFPAVALAREVGTLGGTAPAVFNAANEECVDAFLHGSLAFTAIVDTVAKVVAEHDGAGRGTSLTIEDVLEAEGWARARARELAAG from the coding sequence ATGAACTCGCTCGCCCACCCGCAGCTGCGCTTCACTCCGGTCGTCGACGACCCGTCAGGCCCACGGGAGCTGGTCCTGCTCGGCTCCACCGGCTCGATCGGCACCCAGGCCATCGACATCGTGCTCCGCAACCCGGACCGGTTCAAGGTGGTCGCGCTCTCCGCGGCCGGCGGGCAGGTCGAGCTGCTCGCCGAGCAGGCCCTGCGGCTGGGCGTGCACACCGTGGCGGTGGCCCGTCCCGAGGCCGAGCCGGCGCTGCGCGCCGCACTGGCCGAGCGGGCCGCCGGGCGTCCGCTGCCGACCGTGCTGGCCGGCCCGGACGCTGCCACCGAGCTGGCCCAGCTGCCCTGCCACTCGGTGCTGAACGGCATCACCGGTTCGATCGGCCTGGCGCCGACGCTGGCCGCGCTGCGCGCCGGGCGGGTGCTGGTGCTGGCGAACAAGGAGTCGCTGATCGTCGGCGGCCCGCTGGTCAAGGCGGTGGCCGCGCCGGGGCAGATCGTGCCGGTCGACTCCGAGCACGCCGCGCTCTTCCAGGCGCTGAGCGCCGGCACCCCGCGCGAGGTGCGCCGCCTGGTGGTCACCGCGAGCGGCGGCCCGTTCCGCGGCCGTACCCGTGAGCAGTTGGCCGGGGTCACCCCGAAGGACGCGCTGGCCCACCCGACCTGGGCGATGGGCCCGGTGGTGACGATCAACTCGGCCACCCTGGTCAACAAGGGCCTGGAGGTGATCGAGGCGCACCTGCTCTACGACATCCCCTTCGAGCGCATCGACGTGGTGGTGCATCCGCAGTCGGTGGTCCACTCGATGGTGGAGTTCACGGACGGGTCAACGCTGGCCCAGGCCAGCCCGCCGGACATGCGGATGCCGATCGCGCTCGGCCTCGGCTGGCCCGAGCGGATCCCGGACGCGGCCCCCGGCTGCGACTGGACCAAGGCCGCCACCTGGGAGTTCTTCCCGCTGGACGACGAGGCCTTCCCGGCGGTGGCGCTGGCCCGTGAGGTGGGTACGCTCGGCGGAACGGCGCCGGCCGTCTTCAACGCGGCCAACGAGGAGTGCGTGGACGCCTTCCTGCACGGCTCGCTCGCCTTCACCGCGATCGTCGACACGGTCGCCAAGGTGGTCGCCGAGCACGACGGCGCCGGTCGGGGAACTTCCCTGACGATCGAGGACGTCCTGGAAGCGGAGGGCTGGGCGCGGGCCAGGGCCCGGGAGCTGGCGGCGGGTTAA
- a CDS encoding M50 family metallopeptidase — MTAVMTVLGIVVFFVGLLFSIAWHELGHLSTAKLFKIRVPQYMVGFGPTVWSRKKGETEYGFKAIPLGGYIRMIGMFPPGADGKITKRSSSPWRSMIEDAREASYEELQPGDDNRLFYTRKPWQRIIVMFAGPFMNLILAFALFLITMMGFGVPKSLPIVGSVSQCVVPATQASDTCSKDAPPSPAAAAGLKAGDSIVSFDGQAIHSYQQLSSDIRDSYGRTVPIVVKRGGQQLTLTAQITQNQLAKLDKYGDPVPGAKPVTAGFLGISPTTGVVQLGFGESLSKMSDMADTGVHSLVALPGKIPPLWDSVVKGTPRQADSPVGMVGAARVGGEVFALHMPASQRIAFMVNLLAGINLSLFLFNMLPLLPLDGGHVAGAVWESVRRRAAKLFKRPDPGPFDVAKLMPLAYVVASIFIGFTLLVLIADVINPVKIS, encoded by the coding sequence GTGACTGCAGTGATGACGGTGCTGGGCATCGTGGTCTTTTTCGTCGGGCTGCTCTTCTCGATCGCCTGGCACGAGCTGGGCCACCTGTCGACGGCCAAGCTCTTCAAGATCCGGGTGCCGCAGTACATGGTCGGCTTCGGGCCGACCGTCTGGTCCCGCAAGAAGGGCGAGACCGAGTACGGCTTCAAGGCGATCCCGCTGGGCGGGTACATCCGGATGATCGGGATGTTCCCGCCGGGGGCCGACGGGAAGATCACCAAGCGCAGCAGCTCGCCCTGGCGCTCGATGATCGAGGACGCCCGCGAGGCCTCCTACGAGGAGCTGCAGCCGGGCGACGACAACCGGCTCTTCTACACCCGCAAGCCCTGGCAGCGGATCATCGTGATGTTCGCCGGGCCCTTCATGAACCTGATCCTGGCGTTCGCGCTCTTCCTGATCACCATGATGGGCTTCGGCGTGCCCAAGTCGCTGCCGATCGTCGGCTCGGTCTCGCAGTGCGTGGTGCCGGCCACCCAGGCGAGCGACACCTGCAGCAAGGACGCGCCCCCCTCGCCGGCCGCGGCGGCCGGGCTGAAGGCGGGCGACAGCATCGTCTCCTTCGACGGCCAGGCGATCCACAGCTACCAGCAGCTCTCCTCGGACATCCGCGACTCCTACGGCAGGACCGTGCCGATCGTGGTCAAGCGCGGCGGCCAGCAGCTGACGCTGACCGCGCAGATCACCCAGAACCAGCTCGCCAAGCTCGACAAGTACGGCGACCCGGTGCCGGGCGCCAAGCCGGTGACGGCCGGCTTCCTCGGCATCAGCCCGACCACCGGCGTGGTCCAGCTGGGCTTCGGCGAGAGCCTCAGCAAGATGTCCGACATGGCCGACACCGGCGTCCACTCGCTGGTGGCACTGCCCGGCAAGATCCCGCCGCTGTGGGACTCGGTGGTCAAGGGCACCCCGCGCCAGGCCGACTCCCCGGTCGGCATGGTCGGGGCGGCCCGGGTCGGTGGCGAGGTCTTCGCGCTGCACATGCCGGCCTCGCAGCGGATCGCCTTCATGGTCAACCTGCTGGCCGGGATCAACCTCTCGCTCTTCCTGTTCAACATGCTGCCGCTGCTGCCGCTGGACGGCGGGCACGTGGCCGGGGCGGTGTGGGAGTCGGTCCGCCGGCGCGCCGCCAAGCTCTTCAAGCGGCCCGACCCCGGACCGTTCGACGTGGCCAAGCTGATGCCGCTGGCCTACGTGGTGGCCAGCATCTTCATCGGCTTCACGCTGCTGGTGCTGATCGCCGACGTGATCAACCCGGTGAAGATCAGCTAG